The DNA region GTTTAACAAGACACTgacaaagaaaacatttgtcATGTCATTTGTGCCAATAAATGACACcctggtgatggcgcagtggatatgacacttgcctttggtgtgggagatctcggtttgattcccactgtgatacatctaccaatgtgtccctgagcaagacacttaactcctagttgctccagaggcgtgcaacctctgacataagtgtgtatatatatatacatagcaattgtaagtcgctttggataaaagtgtcagctaaatgacatgtaatgtaacaaaagtgttttatttttgtaagccAGTGGATTTTTGCTTCTAAAGGCAAACATTTTGATTGTTGTCGTAGACCTGAGTAGGCTGTTATAAGGAATGAGTAGTGTGGTTTTATCTGTGGGTCCTTTCTGTCCTGATTTGCTCAAGCATGAAGTGCCACCTTGTGGATGCAAAATATTTCTTGTTACCACATAGCCTAGTACTGTGACAGTGTAACCATGTTGttaatttgtatgccattttaaAGATTAGCTGAGATATTTCACATTTGACCCACATCAAGGCCCAACTTTAAGAAAGGTTTTACAATTTGCAACATCTTAGTTTATGGCTTAAAAGTGAAAATTAGCAAAATCAATAAATGCCTTTATGCACACCGTCCACTTATGTTTAAGTTAAAGTCTTTAGGGGTTACACAACTACTGATGATCTATAGTCATCCAAGTTTTTCAAAAGATTTTGAATATAACCTTCAGAGAACCCTCTTCTTTAGGGGAAGTTCCCTAAAGGTTTCTTGTTTGCTGAGCACTTCCTCCCACAATACTTCCTACAATATCACGTTAATATAAGATAGGCCCCTATGTTTCATATTGAAATGGATAGGCTACATAGGAGCATAAAACGAAATACATCAAAGTGCACATGCAGTGACAGTAACCTAGGTGCAATACACAGTGTATAGGTTGACTTCTGCAAATAGTAGGCTGAATTCATTCAGACTAATTCAAGTTTTTAAACTGGATCACATCAAGTGAAAACTGTTTGACTGTGCACACCATTTATGATATTTAAATTCAATCACGAAACCGAAATCCTGCTCTTTAGGCTACAGCTCAAGAAGAGGGGAAGCTGGGCGGTGTCTGTCTTTATGGGTGGGGCGCACAGTCAGGAAATGTGTAAGAAAAGAGCGGAAAAGAGCTGTGAAAAAACGGTTTCCCACGTTGTTCACATGAGTTTGATGAGGCTGCGTTCCTTGGAGAGcccaccactgttcatcatcatcatgaacCTAGCCAGAGAACAGCATAAAGGTAGGTTcatcaacttttattttttacaccgAATGATTTCTAACTAGGCTACTTctctagacttttttttttttttttttttttaaattgacgaagAACGATGTCCAAGCCGCAAACGTGCAGTTATGTTGCCCAAATGATGCTTGTTGCAAAAATGTTCTGGAAGGTAAACGTTGTAGCTGTTGTTTGCTACAACGCTTTACACAGCATCACACAGTTTGTAAGCTGTTGAGTGACTCATGTGTCTGGCTGGAACATTGGGTCTGGAATAATGTTTTTCTACTGCGACATTTCCGTGACGAGTGAGCGCCGCGGGTTAGATACTATTTTGTTGCTAAGACAACCGAGGAGGTAACCGTTGGCAATGTGTGTAAACGACATCACTACAAGTAGACCTACACAGACACGTCATGGTGGAGGTGGAAAGCCGTGTGTTTTACATTTAGGCCTACTCATGTACGTAGAATAACTACATGCCCAAATGTAGGGGCTGATTgagtaacattttaaagtagGCACTTGTAGGACCTACTTCAGTTGTGAACGAAGTAGGCCTACTCAGATCTGTTAttcaagtaaaagtagcaatagtCTCCCTCAGGGTAGAAATCTACTGTGAAGAAGGCTAGAAGTCCTTTTCAAATttgtacaaaagtattatcataaaaataagggtgaggctatttgcacccctagtacaattagcagtatgctatttgtaccctggtgcaattagaagtgtatgctatttgcaccctggtgcaattagaagtgtatgctatttacacccctggtacaattagaagtgtatgctatttacacccctggtacaattagaagtgtatgctatttgcaccctggtgcaattagaagtgctattcgtaccccggtgcaattagaaatgaatgctaccccgccggtgcacacagcaatgtgttctattaatgccctgtctggtacaaataatcaatgtatgctatttgcacccctgtgcatttacagcaccttggcatatatttacacacagttattcATACTACTCaggtattacacctttttggaatattatcgccctgacattcttaccctaaccataaccaatcccactcctcttgactaaacctaaccaacccaaccagagcaggcatattcatgagtcttcccctaccaccctgcaaaaaaaataataattcgcGTTTGCgggtcctgacttgcgcaattgcatgcaaattatccaatccaaatttaaaaaaataagatcaccaCACAGGGGAATCGAACTCCTAACTCCCATACCATAGGTAAACGTACTGACCACTCACGTAGCAGTTCTTTCAGGATTTAGAACAACTGTTTACCAattggtttcttcaagcctcggttgctaggtaaccatactgtatacaaaaaaataggtactaactaacaaactaacggttgtatgctttcactgaagacagaaagcgcaactgtagtatccattttccgctagaaatttaattgttataaactttagagataaaacttccctaatatgccagtttctgcggtcatggaagatgaacgtccgccatgatttcggtgcacgcgagcaacgtttttttgttgttacgtcacagggtgtaaatagctcagctgtgtggccgaggctattcgtaccgggggtgcaaatagacactccgtaaaAATAATAACGTtttaaaaagtagcctactcgTGCTGAATGGTCAATTTTAGAATAATACATTATGGATTATAGTAGGTAATTGATGCATTATGTATAGGCCTACATCACTTTTATGTTGCAGCTGATAAGGGTGGAGCTGATATGAATTAGCCCACTTAatatactgctgggtagcttaTAGTTAATGataaatcatcatcattttaTAGTTGATTATACTTTGTGTTAATAATCTGAACCTGCAAAGTACCCAGTAGGctaactaaagctttaaaaacaatgtattcaAGTAAGGTACAACTActtaaaattgtacttaagtacagtacttgagtaaattggCATCATACACAACTGACTTTTTGACTACTTAAGTACTTCCATTCATAAAATATTGTAGGCTACTCCTTACTCCACCATAAGAGaagaaaatgtatactttttactccactacatgtatttgacagctgtagctactggttactttacagattaaaaTGGTTCATATTAAAATGATACAAAATATAAAGAATAAGCTGTGTAAAATGATTAAGCAATAATTCACAGAGTAGCCAtgctaataacaataataataataatagtaatacatttatatagcgcttttcaggGTACACTTTACAATAAAACCAGTACATTAAGCACAACATGACAATCCAATATTAtcaacattttgctgataatacttatgTACTTTAAGGAGTTttacttttaccagagtatttttataTAGTGGTCTTAGTAATTAATGTTGTAACTGAAATATGTTTGAGGAAAAGTGAGTAGGATTCAggctttgtttattttgttttgttatttgttgGAATGTTTGGATGGAATGAGCCATGTAGGCTAAGTATTGGAAAACATCCCAGTGAGTAAGTCATGGGAAGTTTCCCCTGGCTCTGTTGCCTCACATACTCTGCCATTACTGCTGACATTTTAAAGCTCAAGTCTGACACAACCTCTCAtgtgtacttcccatttctcGTTTCAGTTATTTGCCGAAGGAAGTCCCATTTTGAGCATATTATATGCCTTTATTTTAAAGATCATAATGATAGTAATGCAGTCAGtaattcaatttaattattCAAATAACTTAATTTATCCCCTGGGGGAAATTAAACTTCTACTAAAAGTATGAACATTAGCAAGAGACTTAGGTAATTTCCTCTTTGGTACAATGTATTGCATTAGTTGTGGGTTATCTGATGACGTCCAGGAAAGAAGATAATAATGTCAATGTGAGTTTTTTCCCACATTGTTTCACTTAGAAGCAGGATTTCATCTTATATAATCTTTATTTGGACATTTTCCAGAAAGGGAGGTGttattcagtttttgtttttggacaAAATGTTAACAGGATGTAAATGCTAACAGGCACAATGTTACTAAATAGGGTTATCAGAGAAGGGCAACCAAGGGGCTGAATCTTCCTTCCTCACATGTTGCACAGTCTGATACTGAACAAGTGCGTCACTCAGCCCACTGCCTCTATATTTAGAGGTACAATCTGTGCTTCCCCTAGGGTGGAGTACTACAAAAAATAACTGGATTCTTTTTATAGATACCATGATGTTCACACATTTTATTCAGGCCACAAACactaattttttgttttaaatccacCTGGATTCTCAATAAAACcactgtctgtttttgtttcagaatCTGAGCTGCAGCGGCCTGGAAGTCTGCGAGGTGCTTAAATGTGTATTTCAGAAACAAGCTGAAGATGCAGGGGGCCATTGCACGAGTGTGTATGGTGATGGCCGCTGCCATATTAAACCACCCCTTGCTCTTTCCCAAAGAGAACACCACACTCCAGGACCAGGAGCTCATAGCTCGCATGCGGGAGCACGAGGAGAGGCTTGAAATGGAGGAGGCCAGGCTGGAGAAAGAGCTTTCTCAGCGGGACTCAAAGCAGGAAGAACCCAGCTCGGAGGAAGGTTATAGTTGGTACTTTTGGAGCACAGTTTCTTTCGTCATATTCTTTGCTATTGAGATGTGCAGGGTGCAGGGTGGTGCTGACACAGAAATCCGGCCGGTTGAGGATGAAGACATGCTTTTAGAGAGTGGATCCATCACCCCCAGGACGATGGTGCTGGATAAGGATATCCTGAGCGACTTCTGTGACAAATGCACCTACACTTCAGCCCATGAAAACTGGAGGGTGAGGGAGTTTGTTGAGGGTTTTGCCGATGACTTGCTTGAATCGCTCAGGAGTGTATGTGACAGGGAGGCAGACATGGAGGTCTGGGACTTTGTCGGGATTGGAAGCATGTTTGAGTCATGGAAGGTTTGCAAGCCACTGATGTGCGACCTTATAGTGCCGTTCTTGCCTCCAGATCCGTACTCCTTTCAGTTCCACCTGTGGTGCAGCCCCTCCAGTGACACGCCTCCCGACATGCAGGGCTGCGGCAAGATAAAGGTGACCAGGTTAGGTGAGAACGAGGAGGGCTGTCTCTGTGGCAGTGCTAACCTGGGAGAGGACATGCTTTGTCTGTTGCATGGCAAGGATGACACACTCAAAGTGGACCATAGTCCTGATGAATTACTGTGCTCTAGAAACACACATTTCTTAGCCAAAGATCAAGTCATGAAGTGGTTTCAGATCTCTGTAACCAAAGCTTGGGGACGCATCTCTCACAAATACGACTTTGAGGTCACTTTTCGCAACCTGGATGCTGCCGGTGCTCTAAAGATCCGATTCCGTTCAGGGAAAGTCATCGTAATGAACATCATACCGGTGGTTCAGTTGGAGGATACAGATGCTTATTTTGTCTCACACTTTCCATCAAATTGTGACAGCTTTCCTGACCCATACTGGCCCCTCTCTTTTGCTGTCTATGAGAGGAATTTGCTGAAACATTTCGCCAAACGCCTACCACAACATTCCTGTCATTTACACTGCCTTCAGATAGTTACCTTCCTACACAGAAAGCAGACAGGGCTCACAGGAAAAAGTGCCCTGACTAACTACCACTTAAAGACCGCTCTATTGCATCTGTTGCTGAGTAAAAGGCCCTCCGTGTGGGGCATTAAGAGTGTAGAGCACAGGCTTCGGGATGTGCTCAGCTTCTTGCAGAGGAGCCTAAATGAGAAGAGACTTCATCATGTTCTGATTGGGAACAGTAATGTGCCAAAGGAAGTCCAGGTACCTGAGATAATTCGCAAAGCAGAGCCCATCAATCTGTTCCGGTCTCTGGTGTTGCAGAGGGAACTTTATGCAACAACAGTCAGGCATTTCCACGAGATGTTGAGAAATGCACCTGTGCTCATACAAGAGTACACACCGCAATTACCAAATGGAGGTTTACACCAGACTCGATGAAAGTTTCTGAGCtttggccattttttttttttttatcatgactAAAGCACTAGCAGATCTTTTAAATATCATTCAGTGTTACTAAGAATAAGGTTAAAAATAGTTGCACCAgatacacaaaaaaaaggtgcaCATACAATTATTTTAGTTACCGCTGATATGACATgtagttgtttttgttgcagttGCTTTCTTTACGCTTGACAAGGTAGTGTGAATAAGGGACTCTGAACAACACATTAGCAGAATTTCAACAGtggtttctttttatttattttttattcaggtTTCTTGCTTGTTTTTATAGGTGCAACCTGGAAGAGAGTTTTTCAGTAGTTATTTGCTGCCTTTAAAAGAAGCAGCAACAAGTATTAGTAATGCATCTCACCATTCACCTATAAAAGGCAAAGCACTTTTTTTCAGTTCAATCAAACATTCAAACAGAAATACCTCTCATGCTGGTCTAAATGGGGAGTAATTTTCCAAAGAGTGTTTTTGTTTGCATGCATACTGTTGCAAATCTGATGGCAGCTATTACATTTTGTAATGTTCAATTGTATTGTCCAGTTGTCCCCTTTTTATTAAGTGGGACCACCCTGTGTAGCCTGGGGGAagacatgttgttgttgttgttgtttattataACAGTCAAAAAATCCGATTCAGGCCAGAGTCATTACATGTACAATTTTTATTAGGAAAAAGTGCCACATCATTAAACACTTTCAGTCATATTTACCTCACTGTACCTCATTCCTATTATGGTCCATATTTTTGTTTCttcaataacaaaataaatcttaattgttcaataaaaaaaaatgtattaattgtatcattttctttctttgcgtgggaagtggcgtacgcacattttcagccccgttttctGCGTGCGCCACATTTATAAGTGAGACCCCAGAACCCTCCACAGGTGTTGATAGTTAATGTGGCTGATTGGACCTtttccaggactgtgtgggtgggGTTAGACTAagtgattgacatcttcctgagttCACTGTTAGTgttgttgcacctgttagggcgGGACAAATGACACCTTTGTCATCCTTATTGGTAGAAAGGATTTGTGACCTAATAAGTTCCCATCAAAGCTCCAGCCCACCTTCAACCTGAagagtctaatcagccagaataactgtGTAATAACCTGTGATCACTTCTTTTCTACAGGCCATAGTCATAGTTGGGTTTCCCCTCAACGTAAGCCTTGAAGAAGGCTTTGTGGTTGTCCACGCTGTGCATGGTGGCTTTGACAGCCGGGTCATCCAGCATGCGCTCTGTCCACTTCTTCAGCTCGGGTGTGCTGTCAAGGCAGCTGAAAAGACAACGGGAATCAAATCATTCACCTAAAACCAAATTACAACACCTGGACATTATTTGTCCTCATGAAATATGATTTGTCAGATGTCATGAAGGAAATCTGACAAAGAAGACGTATAGGCTCTGTTCTGGTGGGATTCCCTGCTCTTCATCATACAAGTCTTACTTTTGTACTGTACttaatatttgtactttttgctCCTCTCCATGGTGACCTTGAGTGTATTGAAATGCTACCatcaataaaatgtatttatttttaaaaggtcCTGATAGATTGTTACTTACGGTTTCACTCCATATGCCTCCAGTCTCTCAAACCACGGCCACATCATGTAGTCAATCATCGTGATGGAATCGCCACCAAAAAACTTGGTCTTCTTGTTAACCAGGTCCTGAAAAATAAACATCACGCCCATTAGCATTGTATAAAACACTAAACTAGCCAGGTACAGTCATTAAAGACAGGTACATGGGTGATCTCACATTAGTCGTTATCTTTGACCGTTAATTACAATTCATAGACGATTACAGCTGTGCTCTCATGCTCATTCCTGGGGACAATTTTGACTTTACAATCTACCAAATCAAACATGTCTGGTGAATGTGTAAAGAAACCAGAGCACTCGACTTAGCAACCTACCCCATTTAATTGGGAAAGCTTCTCTTTCAGTTCAGCTTCCAGTCCTGAGACATCCTGGCCCTTGTTTTTCTGCATTGGGATCTTGTAGAAGTATGGTATTATCTGTAGAAAACAGTGGCTTTAATATGATTATTAACAGAAGACCAGTATATAAAACATAACCCCAGGATTAAGATACAAATCTTTAACTGCcttgcactatatttatatttaaatcttaaatctcagactacaccaatattgcactattccttccctcttttcaattgttattgtatatttcttgtaaattatattgtattattatactgtatacttaacagtatttctttttatacatttcTTACTGTCCTGTttgttaagtgagtgttgtactttgagagcaaagattaaccggagtcaaattccttaTTTGTTTACGcaaaacctggccaataaagcggATTCTGATTGTCATTTACAGTAAGGTACCTTGGAAAATAGCTCCAGCATCATCTTCTGTTGAGCTTTACCaaaaggagaggaag from Perca flavescens isolate YP-PL-M2 chromosome 17, PFLA_1.0, whole genome shotgun sequence includes:
- the itprip gene encoding inositol 1,4,5-trisphosphate receptor-interacting protein, with translation MQGAIARVCMVMAAAILNHPLLFPKENTTLQDQELIARMREHEERLEMEEARLEKELSQRDSKQEEPSSEEGYSWYFWSTVSFVIFFAIEMCRVQGGADTEIRPVEDEDMLLESGSITPRTMVLDKDILSDFCDKCTYTSAHENWRVREFVEGFADDLLESLRSVCDREADMEVWDFVGIGSMFESWKVCKPLMCDLIVPFLPPDPYSFQFHLWCSPSSDTPPDMQGCGKIKVTRLGENEEGCLCGSANLGEDMLCLLHGKDDTLKVDHSPDELLCSRNTHFLAKDQVMKWFQISVTKAWGRISHKYDFEVTFRNLDAAGALKIRFRSGKVIVMNIIPVVQLEDTDAYFVSHFPSNCDSFPDPYWPLSFAVYERNLLKHFAKRLPQHSCHLHCLQIVTFLHRKQTGLTGKSALTNYHLKTALLHLLLSKRPSVWGIKSVEHRLRDVLSFLQRSLNEKRLHHVLIGNSNVPKEVQVPEIIRKAEPINLFRSLVLQRELYATTVRHFHEMLRNAPVLIQEYTPQLPNGGLHQTR
- the LOC114571751 gene encoding glutathione S-transferase omega-1; protein product: MSTEKCFAKGSAAPGPVPNGYIRLYSMRFCPFAQRTRLVLSAKGIKHDTININLKDKPDWYLERNPLGLVPTLETPAGEVIYESPITCDYLDEVYPEKKLLPSSPFGKAQQKMMLELFSKIIPYFYKIPMQKNKGQDVSGLEAELKEKLSQLNGDLVNKKTKFFGGDSITMIDYMMWPWFERLEAYGVKPCLDSTPELKKWTERMLDDPAVKATMHSVDNHKAFFKAYVEGKPNYDYGL